In the Styela clava chromosome 8, kaStyClav1.hap1.2, whole genome shotgun sequence genome, one interval contains:
- the LOC120346648 gene encoding uncharacterized protein LOC120346648, which produces MMEYASVCTTVVLFLILTEISEVRTASTRNFQFLHCKYRRARYSRFNPLDMSRSDCYFPRSTQRTRRKLPSVRASSGLCIDIESEALCEKFSNRGFCRSFAVWMNNNCARTCKVCSDISGDISSPLLRNNWSGWGKWSECSSTCGLAYRRRRRTCYSVGLSTCSGSTFQSQKCTVVPCRIGSYPLHRTVGDCADLHRSCEVFKKNQFCNDKVYQDWINTNCKASCGLCGFTEWGSWSQCSSTCGSATRTRSRECSTISTECQGPMNQQDDCEMDPCPKPQWSQWSLWGDCSSTCDEGIMTRTRICSDCKDGGVDKSTESKECMIKECPQLSKWSEWSECTVTCGAGTQKRSRKCINGPGCNGNIRETKKCAKDICPPETNCTDLRPDCIKFKRFCSGMLMDEYCRKTCGYCVECDCLADWSSWSECSKSCNAGLRFRTRKCSTPYLACEKDIEMCNDFICPETLWGEWSPCSKSCGGGTRRKTTFCTEGFSTCPTFYQDCGTEPCPSKICLWGEMHRYKSNSECCISTFDDTCGRKSNGGRIIGGNSADSKQWPWMVYMAMKNIIGDEAICGGTLITTKWVVTAGHCVRDFSKDDISLTMGFTSIGDNKKNVQRRKIAEIIIHPQFIMPANDIALIKLNEPVTYTEHVRPICLPGGEQTSTDKHCFAAGWGKTNPVSDFTSSILNEVSLRTLDMKICKSAYDTSVYRKGIKEHAMICAGSVSGGVDTCAGDSGGPLMCQRCSSCSWYLAGVTSFGSDNCGLPKHPGVYTNVVEYEPWIRSIVSSASNETYTGC; this is translated from the exons ATGATGGAATATGCATCAGTTTGTACGActgtcgttttgtttttgattctGACTGAAATTTCTGAAG TGAGAACTGCATCAACTCGaaactttcaatttcttcattgcaaATACAGAAGAGctcgatattctcgtttcaacCCACTTGACATGTCGCGATCAGATTGCTATTTTCCCAGGAGTACACAACGAACGAGGAGAAAGCTTCCCTCAG ttcGTGCAAGTTCTGGATTGTGTATCGACATCGAGTCCGAAGCCTTGTGTGAAAAATTCAGCAACAGAGGATTTTGTCGATCCTTTGCGGTTTGGATGAATAACAACTGCGCTAGAACCTGTAAAGTTTGCTCGGATATTTCTGGTG ATATTTCATCGCCGTTATTGAGAAACAATTGGTCTGGTTGGGGAAAGTGGTCAGAATGCTCATCAACATGCGGTTTGGCTTACAGGCGGAGAAGAAGAACATGTTATTCAGTGGGTCTATCAACTTGCAGCGGTTCTACATTTCAATCTCAAAAATGCACTGTTGTTCCATGTCgaa TCGGGTCATACCCATTGCACAGGACGGTTGGTGACTGCGCGGACCTTCATCGCTCTTGTGAAGTTTTCAAGAAAAATCAATTCTGTAACGATAAAGTGTATCAAGATTGGATTAATACAAACTGTAAAGCAAGTTGTGGATTGTGTG GATTCACGGAGTGGGGATCTTGGAGTCAATGTTCAAGTACATGTGGATCAGCTACCAGAACGAGATCGCGGGAATGCAGCACAATCAGTACCGAATGTCAAGGGCCCATGAATCAACAAGATGATTGCGAGATGGATCCGTGTCCAA AGCCTCAGTGGTCTCAATGGAGCCTATGGGGAGACTGCAGTTCAACATGCGACGAAGGAATAATGACAAGAACAAGGATCTGTTCAGATTGTAAAGACGGAGGAGTTGACAAAAGTACAGAATCTAAAGAGTGCATGATAAAAGAATGCCCCC AGTTGTCAAAATGGTCTGAGTGGTCGGAATGCACTGTCACTTGTGGTGCTGGCACACAGAAACGATCTCGAAAATGCATCAATGGACCTGGTTGCAACGGAAATATTAGAGAAACGAAGAAATGTGCAAAAGATATTTGTCC GCCCGAAACAAATTGTACAGACCTACGCCCAGATTGTATCAAGTTCAAACGTTTCTGTTCGGGAATGCTGATGGATGAATACTGCAGAAAAACATGTGGTTACTGCGTTGAATGCGACTGTCTCGCAg ATTGGTCAAGTTGGTCAGAATGTTCGAAAAGTTGCAACGCGGGACTAAGATTTCGCACACGAAAATGTTCGACACCTTACCTGGCATGTGAGAAAGATATTGAGATGTGCAATGACTTTATTTGTCCTG AAACTTTGTGGGGAGAATGGAGTCCTTGTTCAAAGTCATGTGGCGGCGGAACTAGAAGAAAAACCACATTTTGTACCGAAGGATTTTCGACTTGTCCAACGTTTTATCAAGATTGTGGGACTGAGCCTTGTCCATCAA AAATTTGTTTATGGGGAGAAATGCATCGATATAAAAGCAATTCAGAATGTTGCATATCAACGTTTGATGACACTTGTGGTAGAAAGAGCAATGGTGGACGCATCATAGGTGGAAATAGTGCGGATTCAAAACAATGGCCTTGGATG GTATACATGgcaatgaaaaatataattggaGATGAAGCAATATGTGGTGGAACATTAATTACGACAAAATGGGTCGTCACTGCTGGTCATTGTGTTAG aGATTTTTCTAAAGATGACATTTCCCTTACAATGGGTTTTACATCAATTggtgacaacaagaaaaatgtaCAAAGAAGAAAAATTGCTGAAATCATAATTCATCCGCAGTTTATTATGCCTGCGAATGATATTGCTCTCATCAAG TTGAATGAGCCAGTAACGTACACCGAACACGTTCGTCCTATTTGTCTTCCTGGTGGAGAACAAACATCGACAGACAAACATTGTTTTGCCGCAGGCTGGGGAAAAA CAAATCCAGTGAGTGATTTCACCAGTTCAATTTTGAACGAAGTTTCTCTTCGTACACTAGACATGAAGATTTGTAAATCGGCTTACGATACCTCCGTCTATAGAAAAGGCATAAAAGAACATGCTATGATCTGCGCTGGCAGTGTTTCAGGAGGAGTCGATACCTGTGCC GGTGATAGCGGGGGACCGCTGATGTGTCAAAGATGTTCATCATGTTCCTGGTATTTAGCTGGTGTAACGTCATTCGGTTCTGACAACTGCGGGTTACCGAAACACCCTGGTGTGTATACCAACGTCGTAGAATACGAACCTTGGATTCGATCAATAGTGTCATCAGCGTCGAATGAGACGTACACGGGTTGCTGA